The Synechococcus sp. HK05 DNA segment AACTTCCCCCTCGACCTGGCAGCAGCCGAAGCCACCCCCGTGGCTCTGACTGCCCCCGCCATCGGCTGAGGTTGACTCTCAACATGGTTCAACCTCGGTTGGATCGGAAGGCCCCTGCGCAAGCGGGGGCTTTTTGTTGTGGGCTACGGCTGGTGGATGCGGAATCCTGCTCAGTGCTTCAAGCCTTGATCCAAGCCACCGGCTTGCGGCGCTTGGGATACAGCTCCCTGCACAGCGGGCAAACCGTTCCGTCGCAGCCGCGGGCCGTGCAGAATTCGCGGCCATAAAAAATGATCTGTAGGTGCAACTTGTTCCAGGCGTGCTTCGGGAACAGGCGCTTGAGATCGGTTTCCGTGCGGGTCACACTCACGCCGCTGCTGAGGCCCCAGCGCTGCGCCAGGCGATGGATATGCGTATCCACCGGGAAAGCGGGCACGCCAAAGGCCTGCGCCATCACAACCGAGGCCGTCTTGTGGCCCACACCAGGCAGCGCCTCCAGGGCTTGGAAACTGGCCGGCACCTCACCGTTGTGCCGCTCGAGCAGCAACTCCGCCAGCCGTTTCACATTGCGGGCTTTGGTTTTGGCCAACCCCAGCTGACGAATGTGACCCAGGATCGTGGCTTCGGGTAGTGCAGCCATCGACTGCGGAGTCGGCCCGGCTGCAAACAAAGCGGGCGTGACCTCATTCACCTTCTTATCGGTGCACTGGGCGCTGAGCAGCACCGCGATCAACAAGGTGAAGGCATCGCTGTGATCCAGTGGCACCGGTGTGGTGGGGTAGTGCTCCTCCAAACGCTGCAGGATCAGGGCGGCCCGCTCCTCTTTCCTCACCGGTACGACAGGCTTCACGCAAGGCCCAGTTTGTAGGCTCGCTGCAGCGCATTCGGCCCATGGGCAGCAGCTTCGGCGACCTTTTCCGCATCAGCACCTTCGGCGAGTCCCACGGTGGCGGGGTTGGGGTGATCGTGGATGGCTGCCCGCCAAGGCTGGAGCTCGATCTTGAAGCGATTCAGGCGGAACTCGACCGGCGTAAACCCGGCCAGAGCAAGATCACCACGCCGCGCAAGGAAGATGATCGCGTGGAGATTCTCAGCGGTCTGCTCGATGGCGTGACCCTCGGCACGCCGATCGCGATGGTGGTGCGCAACAAGGATCAGCGCCCCCAGGATTACAAGGAGGTGGAGGTGGCCTTCCGGCCCTCCCACGCCGATGCCACCTATCAGGCGAAATACGGCATCCAGGCCCGCAGTGGTGGCGGCCGTGCCTCAGCCCGGGAAACCATCGGCCGGGTGGCCGCGGGAGCCATTGCCAAACAGCTACTGGCCAAAGCCCACGGCACCGAAGTGATCGCCTGGGTGAAGCGGATTCACACCCTGGAAGCCACGATCGATCCGTGCACAGTGCAGCTGGAGGATGTAGAGGCCAACATCGTGCGCTGCCCGGATGCTGCGATGGCAGGGCAAATGATCGAGCGGATTGAGGCGATCGGCCGCGATGGCGATTCCTGCGGCGGCGTGATCGAGTGCGTTGTGCGTCAGGCGCCCGTGGGGCTCGGCATGCCGGTGTTCGACAAGCTGGAAGCGGATCTGGCCAAGGCGGTGATGTCGCTGCCGGCCACCAAGGGATTCGAGATCGGCTCCGGCTTTGAGGGCACCCTGCAGAAAGGAAGCGAACACAACGACGCCTTCCTGCCCACCGGCGATGGCTCCCTGCACACCGCCACCAACAATTCAGGCGGCATTCAGGGCGGGATCAGCAATGGCGAACCGATCGTGATCCGGGTGGCATTCAAGCCCACCGCCACGATCCGCAAGGCCCAGCAAACGATCAACGCCCGCGGCGAAGCCACCACCCTGGAAGCCAAGGGGCGCCACGACCCGTGTGTGTTGCCGCGGGCCGTGCCGATGGTGGAGGCGATGGTGGCCTTGGTGCTGGCGGATCACCTGCTGCGCCAACAGGGGCAGTGCAGCCTGTGGTGATCCACCCTGAGCGCAAGGCCGCTCAGCTCACGCTGGTGAGCTGAGCGGCTCCGTTGCTGCTGGGCGCCACGGGTGCTGCAGCACTCAAACGACTCACGGCCTTCGCCATGCGGCGCGCCACCGAGGAACCACCCGCAGCCTTGGCTTTAGGCGCGGCTTTCACGGCGGCTTTCTTCACCGGATTGCGGGCAGCCTTAGCCGGCTTGGGCTTGGCCTTCGCGGCGGGTTTAGCGGCAGCCTTGGCTGCTGTTTTGCGCGCCGTCGCAGGCTTGGCCGTGGTGGTCTTCGCCGCGGCAGGACGGCGGCTGGTCTTGGCTGATGGTGAAGCCGGCTTCGCTGCAGCTTTGGAGCCGCCGGAGCGGGCGCGGTGACTGAGCACCATGGCCCATTCCGCATCGCTGAGATTGGCGGGCTTGCTGCCGTGGGCGTTGGCAAGCTTGGCCGCCTTTTCGATGTCGCTGATCAGGTTCTTCCAGGAGGTCGCGAAGCGCTTGTCGGATTGGGATTTGGCGCCGCTCTCCACCAGGGTCTCCACCACGCCGGAGGCCGATACCTTCTTGCGGCGGCGATTGAAAATCTCCTTCTGAAGCTGAGCGATCAGGGCATCGGCCTTGTCGCTGAGCTTGATCGTGAGCTGAGACATACAGACAACATCGTCTATCTCAGGGGTAGCACTTGGATCTCAAAGTGACAACAAGCTGACTCAGGGCTGGATCGAGCTGGTCGTCATCAAACAGGCAACTCCCCAGGGCCAGGGCATCGACGCCAGCGGCATACCAAGCGTTGGCATCGCCTGGGGCAAGGCCTCCGGCGGCAATACAAAACGGCAACGGCCGCAGGGGCCCCGCCAGGGCGCGCCAATAACCGGGGCCAAGGCTCGCGGCCGGATAGAGCTTCACAGCCGGGGCCCCCCACCGCACCGCCGCAGTGATTTCGGTGGGGCTGAACACCCCTGGCACCAGCGTGATCGCCGCTGCTGCCGCCTGCTCCAGCAGGGCGCGATCGAGGATCGGCGACACGACGTAGCCAAGCCCCGCTTGAAGGGCTGCCTGCAAACCAGCCGAGCAACGCACCGAGGCCGCACCGAGGCGAAGCTCCGGGAAATCGATCACCAACTCGCGCGCCATCGCCACCCAGTCCGGCGATGGGGTCACAGCCAATTCGGCATGACAAAGGCCCGCCTGGTGCAGCTGCTCAAGCTGCAGGCGAGCCTGGTTTAGAGATTGCGGCCTCAGCACCGCCAGCAAAGGCTGGCGGCGGAGGCCATTGATCAAGCCGGAGGGGTCAGACGTACTCAGCCACCCGCACGTCGCTGCGGATCAGCAGCTCCTGCAGGTCCTC contains these protein-coding regions:
- the nth gene encoding endonuclease III, which codes for MRKEERAALILQRLEEHYPTTPVPLDHSDAFTLLIAVLLSAQCTDKKVNEVTPALFAAGPTPQSMAALPEATILGHIRQLGLAKTKARNVKRLAELLLERHNGEVPASFQALEALPGVGHKTASVVMAQAFGVPAFPVDTHIHRLAQRWGLSSGVSVTRTETDLKRLFPKHAWNKLHLQIIFYGREFCTARGCDGTVCPLCRELYPKRRKPVAWIKA
- the aroC gene encoding chorismate synthase — translated: MGSSFGDLFRISTFGESHGGGVGVIVDGCPPRLELDLEAIQAELDRRKPGQSKITTPRKEDDRVEILSGLLDGVTLGTPIAMVVRNKDQRPQDYKEVEVAFRPSHADATYQAKYGIQARSGGGRASARETIGRVAAGAIAKQLLAKAHGTEVIAWVKRIHTLEATIDPCTVQLEDVEANIVRCPDAAMAGQMIERIEAIGRDGDSCGGVIECVVRQAPVGLGMPVFDKLEADLAKAVMSLPATKGFEIGSGFEGTLQKGSEHNDAFLPTGDGSLHTATNNSGGIQGGISNGEPIVIRVAFKPTATIRKAQQTINARGEATTLEAKGRHDPCVLPRAVPMVEAMVALVLADHLLRQQGQCSLW
- a CDS encoding bifunctional 4-hydroxy-2-oxoglutarate aldolase/2-dehydro-3-deoxy-phosphogluconate aldolase, yielding MINGLRRQPLLAVLRPQSLNQARLQLEQLHQAGLCHAELAVTPSPDWVAMARELVIDFPELRLGAASVRCSAGLQAALQAGLGYVVSPILDRALLEQAAAAAITLVPGVFSPTEITAAVRWGAPAVKLYPAASLGPGYWRALAGPLRPLPFCIAAGGLAPGDANAWYAAGVDALALGSCLFDDDQLDPALSQLVVTLRSKCYP